One genomic window of Limanda limanda chromosome 16, fLimLim1.1, whole genome shotgun sequence includes the following:
- the csrnp3 gene encoding cysteine/serine-rich nuclear protein 3, whose product MRQAMSGILKRKFEEVEATSSPCSSLRESDDEVSCSESGDSSDSVNPSASGPFTPESILKREKRVRTRRVHFENVTVYYFSRRQGFTSVPSQGGSTLGMSNRHSWIRQYSLGEFALEQERIHRDMLRDHLKEEKLNSIKLKLTKNGTVESEEANTLTAEDISDDDIDLDNTEVDEYFFLQPLTTKKRRALLRTSGVKKIDVEEKHDLRTIRMSREDCGCDCRVFCDPETCACSIAGIKCQVDRMSFPCGCTKEGCSNGTGRVEFNPIRVRTHFLHTIMKLELEKSREQQQAPPANGYRGETNELASGNPLVQSQHRLEYSLSDTGPQTAGVHLQNMDVMEEPLDDEEEDEEDDDEEEEEENEDDEDSSSVCSGLSDSSTQSLANSDSEEEEEDEDDEEKSENFGEDMTAPPVLHTDVVPLSAVLCYSDSSVSHDNHMNGNTYLMNSPSAEYYQLGSSGSVSSGQTSQPSEPYGEALAFQDPVGMTNGSAAQGPFNVTAGQYTDYSNQAAEQYTANHHFTLANGAPAPPLTCFTADPEKKVLSKAELVEPPENQNQTQFQNYLNNNSQSSYSSCMTAEPPQQDVNRQSELTLLANSTKNLPLPDHCPEVTAI is encoded by the exons ATGCGGCAGGCCATGAGCGGAATACTGAAGAGGAAATTTGAGGAGGTGGAAGCCACCTCCTCCCCGTGCTCTTCCCTGCGGGAGTCTGATGATGAGGTCTCCTGCAGCGAGAGTGGGGATAGCAGTGACAGTGTCAACCCCTCAGCCTCAGGCCCTTTCACCC ctgaatcTATATTGAAGCGAGAGAAACGTGTGCGCACCAGGAGAGTGCATTTCGAGAACGTGACGGTTTATTACTTCAGCCGGCGGCAGGGCTTCACCAGTGTTCCCAGTCAGGGCGGCAGCACACTGGGCATGTCCAACAGGCACAGCTGGATCAGGCAGTACTCGCTGGGTGAGTTTGCCCTGGAACAGGAGAGGATCCATAGAGATATGCTCCGGGACCacctgaaggaggagaaactcaaCTCAATCAAACTCAAG CTGACTAAGAACGGCACGGTGGAGTCGGAGGAGGCCAACACGCTCACGGCAGAGGACATCTCCGACGATGACATTGACCTGGACAACACAGAAGTGGACGAGTACTTCTTCCTGCAGCCGCTCACTACTAAAAAGCGGCGGGCGCTGCTGCGTACCTCCGGGGTAAAGAAGATTGATGTGGAGGAGAAACATGACCTGCGGACCATCCGGATGTCCAGGGAGGACTGCGGCTGTGACTGCAGAGTCTTCTGCGACCCGGAGACCTGTGCCTGCAGCATCGCAGGGATCAAGTGCCAG gtGGACCGCATGTCATTTCCATGTGGTTGCACGAAAGAGGGCTGCAGCAATGGAACTGGCCGAGTGGAGTTTAATCCCATCCGCGTTCGGACCCATTTCTTGCACACTATAATGAAGCTCGAACTGGAGAAGAGTcgtgagcagcagcaggcgcCCCCGGCCAATGGCTACCGCGGTGAAACCAACGAACTGGCCAGCGGGAATCCTCTGGTGCAGTCCCAGCACAGGTTGGAATACTCGCTGTCCGACACCGGGCCGCAGACGGCCGGCGTCCACCTGCAGAACATGGACGTGATGGAGGAACCGCTGGACgacgaggaagaggacgaagaagacgacgacgaggaggaggaagaggagaatgaagacGACGAGGACAGTAGCAGCGTTTGCAGCGGACTCTCTGACTCCAGCACACAGAGCTTAGCCAACAGcgactctgaggaggaggaggaggatgaagacgatGAGGAGAAGTCTGAGAACTTTGGTGAGGACATGACGGCGCCGCCGGTGTTGCACACTGATGTGGTCCCTCTGTCCGCTGTTCTGTGTTACAGTGACAGCTCTGTGTCACATGACAACCACATGAATGGAAACACTTATTTAATGAACTCCCCCTCGGCTGAGTACTATCAGCTGGGGAGCTCCGGTAGCGTCTCCAGCGGACAAACCAGCCAACCCAGTGAACCCTATGGGGAAGCCTTAGCATTCCAAGATCCGGTCGGCATGACCAATGGCAGCGCGGCACAAGGGCCGTTCAACGTGACCGCCGGGCAGTACACGGACTACTCCAATCAGGCTGCAGAACAATACACAGCCAATCACCACTTCACCCTGGCCAACGGGGCTCCGGCCCCCCCTCTGACCTGCTTCACGGCGGATCCGGAGAAGAAGGTGCTGTCCAAGGCGGAGCTTGTGGAGCCGCCGGAAAACCAGAACCAGACGCAGTTCCAGAACTACCTGAACAATAACTCCCAGAGCTCCTACAGCTCATGTATGACAGCTGAGCCGCCCCAGCAAGACGTTAATAGACAATCCGAGCTGACCTTACTAGCGAACAGTACTAAGAACCTCCCTTTACCAGACCATTGCCCCGAGGTCACAGCCATTTAG
- the galnt3 gene encoding polypeptide N-acetylgalactosaminyltransferase 3 has product MTALRRVLRRRLHPLKLVVVALVFVTFVFLIQWEVGSQNQQEEPWLKEIAVKRDAVLGIVMGAVNNFRDAIPKMQIRAPVRQQDRGDGTSCLAGRYTAAELRPALERPPQNPLSPGAAGKPFHTDSLSPEEQKEKERGEEKHCFNLYSSDRISLSRDLGADTRPPECIEQTFKRCPPLPTTSVIIVFHNEAWSTLLRTVYSVLHTSPAILLKEIILVDDASVDDALKDELDEYLKQLSIVKVVRQRERKGLITARLLGAAVATGDTLTFLDAHCECFNGWLEPLLARIAENYTAVVSPDITTIDLNTFEFMKPSPYGQNHNRGNFDWGLAFGWESLPDHEKKRRKDETYPIKTPTFAGGLFSISKQYFYDIGSYDEEMEIWGGENIEMSFRVWQCGGQLEIMPCSIVGHVFRTKSPHTFPKGTQVIARNQVRLAEVWMDDYKEIFYRRNRQAAQIARDKTFGDTSKRVDLRARLQCNSFSWYLKNVYPEVFLPDLNPIRFGSVKSVGKDSCLDAGENNEGGKELIMYPCHGQGGNQYFEYSTHQEIRHNIQKELCLHGASGALKLEDCQLKGRNTLVGVEQKWVLKDNQLFFIPGLNMCLSARHEHPSLTTCNPSDRYQLWSFV; this is encoded by the exons ATGACAGCTCTCCGCAGGGTGCTCCGCAGGAGGTTGCACCCACTCAAACTGGTGGTGGTGGCCCTGGTCTTCGTCACCTTCGTGTTCCTCATACAATGGGAGGTGGGGAGCCAGAACCAGCAAGAGGAGCCCTGGCTGAAGGAGATCGCGGTGAAGCGGGACGCCGTGCTGGGCATAGTGATGGGCGCTGTCAATAACTTCAGGGATGCCATCCCCAAGATGCAGATCCGAGCCCCGGTGCGTcagcaggacagaggagacGGCACGTCCTGTCTGGCAGGTCGCTACACCGCTGCCGAGCTCAGGCCGGCCCTGGAGCGGCCTCCTCAGAACCCCCTCTCCCCCGGAGCGGCTGGGAAACCTTTCCACACAGACTCGCTGAGCCccgaggagcagaaggagaaggagaggggtgAGGAGAAACACTGCTTTAACCTGTACTCCAGTGACCGCATCTCCTTGAGCAGAGACCTGGGAGCAGACACCCGACCACCAGA ATGCATTGAGCAGACCTTCAAGCGTTGCCCCCCCCTGCCAACAACCAGTGTGATAATCGTGTTTCACAATGAGGCCTGGAGCACTCTGCTGAGGACAGTGTACAGTGTCCTGCACACCTCCCCGGCCATTCTCCTCAAGGAGATCATCCTGGTGGACGACGCCAGCGTGGACG ATGCGTTGAAGGACGAGCTGGACGAGTATTTGAAGCAGCTGAGCATTGTGAAAGTCGtccgacagagagagaggaaaggtcTCATCACCGCTCGGCTGCTGGGTGCCGCCGTGGCAACTGGTGACACACTCACCTTCCTGGACGCCCACT GTGAATGCTTTAACGGGTGGCTGGAGCCTCTGCTGGCAAGGATAGCAGAGAACTACACCGCCGTGGTCAGTCCCGATATAACCACGATCGATCTCAACACCTTTGAGTTTATGAAACCGTCGCCATACGGCCAGAACCACAACCGGGGAAACTTTGACTGGGGCCTGGCGTTTGGTTGGGAGAGTCTTCCAGATcatgagaagaagaggaggaaggatgaAACATACCCCATAAA GACTCCCACATTTGCTGGCGGACTCTTCTCCATCTCCAAACAGTATTTCTACGATATCGGAAGCTATGATGAAGAAATGGAAATCTGGGGCGGGGAGAATATTGAAATGTCATTTAGG GTGTGGCAGTGCGGAGGACAGCTGGAGATCATGCCTTGCTCCATCGTGGGTCACGTGTTCCGCACCAAGAGCCCGCACACCTTCCCCAAGGGCACGCAGGTCATCGCTCGCAACCAGGTCCGTCTGGCCGAGGTGTGGATGGACGACTACAAAGAGATCTTCTACCGTCGCAACCGGCAAGCTGCGCAGATAGCGAGAGAT AAGACATTTGGAGACACCTCCAAACGCGTGGACCTCCGGGCGCGGCTGCAGTGCAACAGCTTCTCCTGGTATTTGAAGAACGTTTATCCGGAGGTCTTCTTGCCTGATCTCAACCCAATTCGCTTTGGCTCT gTGAAAAGTGTGGGCAAGGACTCATGTCTGGATGCTGGGGAGAACAATGAGGGTGGGAAAGAGCTGATCATGTACCCATGTCATGGACAAGGAGGGAACCAG TATTTTGAGTACTCCACACATCAGGAGATTAGACACAACATTCAGAAGGAGCTGTGTTTGCACGGGGCCAGCGGGGCACTGAAGCTGGAGGACTGCCAGTTAAAAGGCAGGAACACACTTGTAGGAGTGGAGCAAAAATGGGTCCTGAAGGAT AACCAGTTATTCTTCATCCCGGGACTGAACATGTGTCTGAGCGCCCGTCATGAGCATCCTTCTCTCACCACGTGCAACCCCTCAGACAGATACCAGCTCTGGTCCTTTGTCTAA
- the ttc21b gene encoding tetratricopeptide repeat protein 21B, whose protein sequence is MEDEETTLALIKYYCYEKYFNHAVDAAAAAQRKFGHDPVCSFFHAYGSLMQDQIQEASVELEALRDSRDVSLCTLMALVYAEKKKTHPDREVIQELDAKVKEDRKSASPKSLYYAGLFLWLLGRNEKAREYTERMIKLSNGSREGTILKAWIDVTSGKDAYARKAGKYFDEGLKEKADVFALMGKAQYYEYRQNYSGALEMVNQVIVSFPEFVPALIKKMKLLLSLQDWDQTMEAAHRLLQKDKNNLEAVRMLALHSLCRDGDVTESVKQLSNLISNLDFLEPHNPELLYRMSLAFTRVCGRNEKVIEQTFRMVERAFSVASRDSDLATELGYQMVLQGRIKEAMKWYKTAMTLDETSVSALTGIIRCQLIEGHLEDAEQQLEFLTEIQQSIGKSGELLYLRALLAVKKHRPQEEVTNLLNDAVDTHFSTLQGLPLGTEYLEKLNPDFLLEIVKEYLALCPAKPLAQGQTPAPQLQHCATLLDTVVKIVPGLLQGVFLLAKVRFQSGDTDAAQSSLHHCLEQCPSHADAHLLMAQIHLLQGNFTLCSQSLELCLSHNFEIREHPLYHLIKAQSQKKMGELAEAIQTLQMAMALPGVRRAGSASKSRSKKIELSPADCVSVFLELAEALWLNGKQHEAAKVMQDAINEFSGTPEELRVTIANADLALLRGDTELALSMLRNITPEQPYYIQAKEKMADIYLNHRKEKRLYASCYREMVEKMPSPHTYLLLGDAYMNIQEPEKAISVYEQALKKNPKDGALASKIGKALVKTHNYVKAINYYEAALKTEQQNFLRYDLAELLMKMKQYERCERVLHEALAHEPGNELAVLSDDCRYLVLLAKIQNKVEKNEEALLSLQRARDVQAKVLKRVQLEQPDAVPVQKQLAAEICAEIAKHYTSLRGYERAVKFYKEALVYCETDRKVMLELARLCLTLDEVDACQEQCGVILKNDRFNEDATLMMADILFRKQDYEQAVFHFQQLLERKPDNYQTLSRLIDLLRRAGKLEEVPRFLDMAEKDSSRTKFDPGFNYCKGLYLWYTGEPNDALRHFNKARKDNDWGQNAVYNMIEIYLNPDNDTMGGEVFENLDGEIGNSTEKQESEQLAVRTAEKLLKELKPQTPGGHIHLRILENYCSLATKQKANVEKALGVFTEIANNEKDNVPALLALATAYMMLKQTPRARNQLKRVAKMNWSLVDADEFEKSWLLLADIYIHSGKYDLAGDLLKRCLNHNKSCCKAYEYLGYIMEKEQAFRDAALNYELAWKYGNRTNPTIGYKLAFNYLKAKRHVDAIDVCHKVLSAHPNYPRMRKDILDKARTSLRL, encoded by the exons atggaggatgaagagacaACGCTG GCTTTGATCAAGTACTACTGCTACGAGAAATACTTCAACCACGCTGTAGACGCCGCAGCAGCTGCTCAGAGGAAGTTTGGCCATGATCCTGTCTGCAGTTTTTTCCATGCTTATGGGTCCCTGATGCAAG ATCAGATTCAAGAAGCCTCTGTGGAGTTGGAGGCGTTGAGAGACAGTCGGGATGTCTCTCTTTGCACCTTGATGGCTCTTGTCTACGCTGAGAAAAAGAAGACACACCCAG ACAGAGAAGTCATTCAAGAACTGGATGCTAAGGTCAAAGAGGATCGTAAGAGTGCATCTCCCAAAAGCCTTTACTATGCCGGGCTGTTTCTCTGGCTGTTGGGGCGAAATGAAAAGGCGAGGGAGTACACAGAGAGGATGATCAAACTCTCCAACGGCTCTAGAGAG GGGACAATCCTAAAAGCCTGGATAGATGTGACATCTGGGAAAGACGCCTACGCCAGGAAGGCTGGAAAATACTTTGATGAAGGACTGAAGGAGAAAGCAGATGTCTTTGCCCTGATGGGAAAG GCACAATACTATGAATATCGCCAGAACTACTCCGGAGCACTGGAGATGGTAAACCAGGTCATTGTGAGTTTCCCTGAGTTTGTTCCAGCTCTTATCAAGAAGATGAAACTGTTGCTCAGCCTtcaagactgggatcaaaccatgGAGGCAGCACACAG GCTTTTACAGAAGGATAAAAATAACCTGGAGGCAGTTCGGATGTTAGCTCTACATTCTTTGTGTAGAGATGGAGATGTGACTGAG TCAGTGAAGCAGCTTTCAAACCTCATCAGCAACTTGGATTTCCTGGAACCGCATAACCCCGAGCTTCTCTACAGGATGTCTCTCGCCTTCACTCGTGTT TGTGGACGAAATGAGAAAGTGATTGAGCAGACGTTCAGGATGGTGGAGAGAGCCTTCTCTGTGGCATCAAGGGACTCGGATCTAGCCACGGAGTTGGGCTACCAGATGGTCCTTCAGGGCAGAATCAAGGAGGCCATGAAGTGGTACAAGACTGCCATGACCTTGGATGAGACCAGTGTTTCTGCTTTGACTG GAATAATTCGTTGCCAGCTGATAGAAGGCCACCTGGAGGACGCAGAACAACAGTTGGAATTTCTCACAGAGATTCAACAATCTATTGGAAAATCAGGG GAGCTACTGTACCTGCGTGCTTTACTGGCGGTGAAAAAGCACCGACCACAGGAAGAGGTTACCAACCTGCTGAACGATGCGGTGGACACACACTTCTCCACTCTGCAGGGTCTGCCTCTGGGAACGGAGTACTTGGAGAAGCTCAACCCGGACTTCCTTTTGGAGATTGTCAAAGAGTATTTGGCACTTTGTCCTGCAAAG CCTTTAGCCCAGGGCCAGACTCCTGCTCCTCAACTCCAGCACTGTGCCACGTTGTTGGATACGGTCGTCAAGATCGTGCCAGGTCTCCTCCAAGGGGTCTTCCTGCTTGCCAAAGTCAGATTTCAGTCTG GTGACACGGACGCTGCCCAGAGCAGTCTACATCACTGCTTGGAACAGTGTCCATCTCATGCAGATGCTCATCTACTAATGGCACAGATCCATCTGCTGCAGGGCAACTTCACGTTGTGTTCCCAGTCTCTTGAACTCTGCCTCAGCCATAACTTTGAG ATTCGAGAACATCCTTTGTACCACCTGATCAAGGCTCAGAGTCAGAAGAAAATGGGTGAACTGGCAGAGGCTATTCAGACATTGCAGATGGCCATGGCTCTTCCAGGGGTCCGCAGAGCTGGATCCGCATCCAAGTCCAGGAGTAAAAAGATTGAGCTGAGCCCTGCcgactgtgtctctgtcttcttGGAATTAGCCGAGGCCCTGTGGCTCAACGGGAAACAG CATGAGGCAGCAAAGGTGATGCAAGATGCCATCAATGAGTTCTCTGGAACTCCTGAGGAGCTACGTGTCACCATTGCCAACGCGGACCTGGCCCTGCTCCGCGGCGACACCGAGCTGGCGCTGAGTATGCTTAGAAACATAACCCCTGAGCAGCCCTACTACATCCAAGCCAAGGAGAAGATGGCAGACATATATCTGAACCACAGGAAAGAGAAGCGTCTGTACGCAAGCTGTTACAG aGAGATGGTGGAGAAGATGCCCAGCCCTCACACATATCTCTTGCTCGGGGATGCCTACATGAACATTCAAGAG CCAGAAAAAGCCATCAGTGTTTACGAGCAGGCGCTGAAGAAAAACCCCAAAGACGGTGCTTTAGCCAGCAAGATTGGGAAAGCCCTGGTGAAGACTCATAACTACGTCAAG GCGATAAACTACTACGAAGCTGCTTTGAAGACGGAGCAACAGAACTTCCTGCGCTACGACCTGGCCGagctgctgatgaagatgaagcagTACGAGCGCTGTGAGAGGGTCCTGCATGAAGCGCTGGCCCATGAACCAG GGAATGAACTAGCGGTTCTCTCAGATGATTGTCGCTATCTGGTCCTGTTGGCAAAGATCCAAAACAAGGTTGAAAAAAATGAGGAAGCTTTGCTTTCCCTGCAAAGA GCCCGGGATGTGCAGGCCAAAGTGCTGAAGCGGGTGCAGTTGGAGCAGCCCGACGCCGTCCCCGTGCAGAAACAGCTCGCAGCGGAGATCTGCGCTGAGATCGCTAAACACTACACAAGTCTCAGGGGCTATGAGAGAGCAGTCAAATTCTACAAAGAAGCTCTTGTGTATTGTGAGACCGATCGCAAG GTGATGCTGGAGTTGGCTCGGCTGTGCCTCACTCTGGATGAGGTGGACGCATGCCAGGAGCAGTGCGGCGTCATTCTGAAGAACGACCGGTTTAATGAGGACGCAACTCTG ATGATGGCTGACATCTTGTTTAGGAAGCAGGACTATGAACAGGCAGTTTTCCACtttcagcagctgctggagcgCAAACCAG acAACTACCAAACTCTGTCACGTCTTATTGACTTGTTGAGGAGGGCCgggaagctggaggaagtgCCCAGATTTCTTGATATGGCCGAAAAAGATTCTTCCAGGACTAAGTTTGACCCTGGGTTTAACTACTGCAAAGGACTTTATCTGTG GTATACAGGAGAACCCAACGATGCCCTGCGACACTTCAACAAAGCACGGAAAGACAACGACTGGGGTCAGAACGCCGTGTATAACATGATTGAAATCTACCTAAACCCTGACAATGACACCATGGGAGGGGAAGTGTTTGAGAATCTCGATGGTGAAATTGG GAACTCCACAGAGAAGCAGGAGTCGGAGCAGCTCGCGGTGAGAACGGCTGAGAAGCTGCTGAAGGAGTTAAAGCCTCAGACGCCGGGCGGACACATCCACCTCCGCATCCTGGAGAACTACTGCTCTTTGGCGACCAAACAGAAGGCCAATGTGGAGAAAGCACTGGGTGTTTTCACAGAGATCGCAAACAATGAG AAAGACAACGTCCCGGCCCTGTTGGCCCTGGCAACCGCTTACATGATGCTCAAACAAACGCCGCGAGCCAGGAACCAGCTGAAACGGGTCGCTAAGATGAACTGGAGCCTCGTGGACGCCGACGAGTTCGAGAAGAGCTGGCTGCTGCTGGCGGACATCTACATCCATTCAGGGAAGTATGACCTGGCCGGGGACCTGCTGAAGAGATGCCTCAACCACAACAAG TCATGCTGCAAAGCTTATGAATATCTGGGCTACATAATGGAAAAGGAACAAGCCTTCCGTGATGCAGCGCTCAACTATGAACTGGCTTGGAAATATGGAAATCGGACCAACCCGACCATTG gaTACAAGCTTGCTTTCAACTACCTAAAAGCAAAGAGGCATGTGGATGCCATAGACGTGTGTCACAAG GTTCTGTCTGCTCATCCAAATTATCCGAGGATGAGAAAGGACATCCTGGACAAAGCTCGCACATCCCTGAGATTGTAG